Within the Candidatus Nezhaarchaeales archaeon genome, the region AAACGCTTTCAAACCTAGGCCTTCAAGCCATTCCTGAAGCTTAGCCTTATCCGAGGTTAAGAGGACCGCATTAGAACTAGACCCTAATAGTTCTAATTGAAAGCCTTCAAGTAGGGCCGTCAACCTAAGAAGGATATTCCCTCATGCTAAGTAGCTCGTTAGTTATTAAAGCGCAATCCTCCAGCGTTAATTCGTAGATCCTTTTGCTTAAAATATACGTTAATGATGCTGGTATCTCGTATCGCGCATTTAAGTTATGAAGCGCTAATCGAAGAGCCTTCTTCAACGTTTTGTTACGCTGAGTGAAAAGTTCACGAACAAGAAGAGTGAAAAACCTTTCATCAGCGACTTTAACCACTGGTTCACGGAGTGCTCGAACCTCCACTAAGGCGGAATCCACTTTGGGCTTAGGATAAAAATACTCACGTGGAACATATTCAAGCACTTTTACCGTAGCCTTATAATTAACCATGATACTTATCCTTCCATATTCCTTGGTTCCTGGAGCAGCGATTAACCTATCAACAAACTCCTTCTGAAGGGTTAAAATTATTGTTTCAGGTTTTTCCTCAAGAAGTTTAAAAAGGAGTTTTGACGATATGGAATAAGGAGGGTTAGCGCATACCTTATTGTAGGTTGGTAGATTTACCTTAAGTACGTCACCATGAACGATTTCCACGTTGTTAAAATCTCTTAACCGGTCTTGAAGCGCTTTAATAATCTTCGGATCTTTTTCTACGGCTATGACCTTACCAGCTTTTTTTGCCATTATCTCCGTTAAGATACCGAACCCAGCTCCCACTTCAAGTACTACATCATTATCGTCAAGGTCAGCATAATTCACCATACGCTCTAAAAATGTACGCTTTACAATAAAGTTTTGTCCATATTTCCTCCTTGGCCTAATCCCATACACTCTACATAGCCTTAATATATCACTCAGTAAGGGATGTTGCATTATCTTCACGAATTAACTATTTGACAGTTGGAGCAACCCCACGTACGAATAAATAATACTTCTCACCACCTTGTAGCTCCAGCAGGATCCTCTTAACTATTATACTACTAACGTCCTTTAATTTCACTCTCTCTTCCACGTCTTTAAAGCTTTTAAACGGCGACTTCTTACGCTCATTTAAAATTTCCCAAACCCTCCTCCTACCTATTGACGGCAGAAGAGACAAAGAATGCATTCTTGTAGTTATAGGTTGAGCGGTATTAAAGAACGCAATGAACCTCGCTTCATTACTCTTAACTACATTTTCTATAACCCTCTCTACCTCTCCTTTAGCTATCGGCGTTAAATCAGCGTACGTAATTCTTCTACTTATATGATCTATTTTGTCTCTTACGCCTTTACCTATAAAGACCCTTTCACCTGGAGTTAATGTTACCCCTTCCTTGGGTATTAACTCTAATAACGTGAAAAACTCTTCACCTATGGCTTGAGCTAAAGGCCTCCTTAAGTGAAGTGGTCCATGACCCATTGAGTACCCGTGAGGTAAAAAGTCCAGAATGTATGCATACTCTTCAAATAACCTTTTTGAGCTAAACAATTCCGCCGCCCTCTTAATTTAGAGTTTGGAAAATAAGTAAATTAAGCACTAATCTCCATTGGTTTAAATGAAAGGTAGCTCGGCCACGTCCTAGCATACTTAAAGTTCTTAATTAATCTGCTATGGATTTTCTCGGCTAAACCCATAACTATTAACTCCTCCTTTAACACTAAGGATCCCTTCAATGATCCCACCAATCGTCCCCTTCATGTAAACTTTTTGTAGAAGCAAAAGTTAAGTTTAACTTTTCTAACCGATTACTTCCTTAATCAGGTCAAGGATGGCTTCAAGGTCCGTTCGTAGAAAGGTTCTACCTTCTCTAGATAAAAGAGGCCTAAGTTCATCTATCTCTCTTGGGAGTATATTAGCGATCTGTATTGCTGTGAGCTTCGATAACCCCTTTTCCTTCGTAAGCCTTTGTACGAGCTCCTCTATCTTTTCAAGTGGGGCCTTAGAAAACTTAGAAGAATAATCAAGCGTTACCTGTTGATGATACTTTAATTCGCCGACCTCGCTTGCTAGCTTCTCCAATATGGCTTTAACCTTAACTAAGGGTACTTCCTCCATAGCTTTGATCTCCATGATCATGCACCGCTAACCGTATTACTCTAGTTCCACACGTTTTATTAATTAAATAAAACGCTGAAATATTAGGCTATCCGTAATGCATAAACTTAATATTCCGGCTTATTCCTTCAACCTTTGTGCCGAAAAGTAAAGGGCTTAGAAGAAGGATGCGAAAACTTGCATCAAAGCATCCTAAGGAGCGCGGTATGTATGGCCTCAGTAAGCTTATTCAGAAATACGAACCTGGTCAAAAGGTGGCCATTTGTATAGACCCAACTTACATTAGCTCAGCCCCTCATAAGCGTTACCAAGGGCTCTCAGGAACCGTCGTAGGGAGAAGGGGCAGAGCGTACATAATCGAGGTTTACACTGGCCGTAAGAAGCGTAAACTTATGGTTAATCTAGAACATTTAAAACCATTAGCATCATAGTGCTTCTTTAACGTCAACAACGTACAAGTCAACGACCTCGACCTTCTGTTTAAGCTTCTCAGCTACACTAGGTTCAGTTCTGCCTTCGTCACCGGTAATGAATTCTTTTACGTATAGTCCTCCTTGACATCTGATGTTTAATTTTAGTTCCTTATCATTTTGCTCGCCTACTTTAAATTCATGTACTTTTTTAACTCGAACCTTATCGGCCCTTCTATGAAGAACCCTTAAAGGTGTTCTCTGCCGTATAAACGTCCCTGATAACTCCTGCTCTAGTACCCTAACCTCGTTTTCAGAGATAGGCTTTTCCAGCCTAACTATTGCTACGTAGCTTTTCTCCGTTACCTTGGCCATGACCTTAAGCCTCCTAACTTCACTTCTGCTTGAAAACCTCAAGTTGAAAACCTCAATCTTCCCTCCCGCCCCTTCATTAATCTTTTTAGCTACCCCCTCAAGGTTTAGGAAACGCTTCTTAGGCTGCTTAACTTCAACTATGAAGGGCCTACCATTACCTAAAACCCTGACGTCTACATCCTCCCTTCCAGCTCCATGGAACTTAGCTTCAACACCGTCAAAAAGCTGCCTTAAAGGTTCTGCCACGAGCTCCTCTATAGATATAGAGTACAGCTTCCCAGTCCAATTACATGCTTCACACCCTAAACCATAGCAACGAGAACAATACCACTTATTTTGAGGTATACCCTTCTCAAACTTCCTGTACCTTCCATATATAAAGACCGGTGACGTTAATACCGTTACGCTGAAGTCCTCAAGATTCACGAGCGTGATAGCTTCAGGGTCCCGGAATTCCACTTTTTTCCCTATTTTCTCCGAAACTAGTTTTCTAAGTAACCTATTAACCTCAATTTTGATCGACACGCCAGCGTTTATAGCAAACCTAGACCTAATGACATCTTCGCGCTCACACATCCTTCCAGGGATCCTTGACCCAACTAAGAAGCTATTAAACTCGTACTTCCTTAACTCTTCCGCTACTTTTTCGACGATCGCATTAAGCTTGGATAGTTTATTTTCGCATATAAAGCAAGCCTCAGCTTTAACGGCCTCCCCCCCTAACATGTTTTGAGCCGGGCCAAACCCGCTTCGAGCTAACGCTTTAAATACTTCCATACCTTCATGTTCTTGTCCTTTAAGTATCAAATGGCTTCCAGTAAGGGCTAACATGGTCTTTAACGAGCGACCTATGTCTGCGGAGTTAATACCCTTCATAAGACCGGAAAAATTTCTACCTAAACAATCATCGCAAAAGGGATATTCAGATACTAACTTAAGTGCTAAGTCTAAAACGTCCATGATACTTCCGCTTCCCTATACATCTTTAATGGTGAAGCGGGAATTGCTGTAGCCTTTTAGCCCGCCTCATTAATTGCCGCATGGTCTTCTTAGCTAAGTTAAACTGGTCGATCAGCTCCTTAACATCCTTAACTTTAACACCGCTTCCTTTGGCTATCCTCCTCATTCTCGACCTATCAATAATAC harbors:
- the rsmA gene encoding 16S rRNA (adenine(1518)-N(6)/adenine(1519)-N(6))-dimethyltransferase RsmA codes for the protein MYGIRPRRKYGQNFIVKRTFLERMVNYADLDDNDVVLEVGAGFGILTEIMAKKAGKVIAVEKDPKIIKALQDRLRDFNNVEIVHGDVLKVNLPTYNKVCANPPYSISSKLLFKLLEEKPETIILTLQKEFVDRLIAAPGTKEYGRISIMVNYKATVKVLEYVPREYFYPKPKVDSALVEVRALREPVVKVADERFFTLLVRELFTQRNKTLKKALRLALHNLNARYEIPASLTYILSKRIYELTLEDCALITNELLSMREYPS
- a CDS encoding DUF655 domain-containing protein, whose product is MFSSKRLFEEYAYILDFLPHGYSMGHGPLHLRRPLAQAIGEEFFTLLELIPKEGVTLTPGERVFIGKGVRDKIDHISRRITYADLTPIAKGEVERVIENVVKSNEARFIAFFNTAQPITTRMHSLSLLPSIGRRRVWEILNERKKSPFKSFKDVEERVKLKDVSSIIVKRILLELQGGEKYYLFVRGVAPTVK
- a CDS encoding 50S ribosomal protein L21e, whose translation is MPKSKGLRRRMRKLASKHPKERGMYGLSKLIQKYEPGQKVAICIDPTYISSAPHKRYQGLSGTVVGRRGRAYIIEVYTGRKKRKLMVNLEHLKPLAS
- a CDS encoding tRNA pseudouridine(54/55) synthase Pus10, giving the protein MDVLDLALKLVSEYPFCDDCLGRNFSGLMKGINSADIGRSLKTMLALTGSHLILKGQEHEGMEVFKALARSGFGPAQNMLGGEAVKAEACFICENKLSKLNAIVEKVAEELRKYEFNSFLVGSRIPGRMCEREDVIRSRFAINAGVSIKIEVNRLLRKLVSEKIGKKVEFRDPEAITLVNLEDFSVTVLTSPVFIYGRYRKFEKGIPQNKWYCSRCYGLGCEACNWTGKLYSISIEELVAEPLRQLFDGVEAKFHGAGREDVDVRVLGNGRPFIVEVKQPKKRFLNLEGVAKKINEGAGGKIEVFNLRFSSRSEVRRLKVMAKVTEKSYVAIVRLEKPISENEVRVLEQELSGTFIRQRTPLRVLHRRADKVRVKKVHEFKVGEQNDKELKLNIRCQGGLYVKEFITGDEGRTEPSVAEKLKQKVEVVDLYVVDVKEAL